The DNA sequence AAAGCGCAACCGTAAGGAACACGGGCAGGACGATCTGCCCCAGCACCAGGCCCATCTCGGCGCCTTCGCTGCCGAGATAGATCCATCCGCCAAGCAGGAATGCGCCCAGCACCATGGCGATATCGCCGATGAGGATCGCCAGGTAGCTTTGCAGTCGCCGCCGTTCCAGACCGGGCACGGAACCGGCCGGAGCGCTCTGCGCCCCACCTTTCCTGACTACCGGTACGGGATTTGCTTCGGCGTTCATCGTGCGTCTGCGGTTCGTTCCCAGCGGGCGCCAAGAGACCACCAAGGCACTGATGTGCCATTGGTTCCCCTCGCCCTTGTTGCGTTGCAACCAAGACCTAGAACAACCGAATTGTAAAGCTAATATACGTGTAACTACCGAGTGCCAGATTGGGGCGATACCCGGTCAATTCCTTCCCGCGGCAAAGCGGGCAATCTCGGTCAGCTCCTGGGCGAGAAGCAGTTCGGCAGACTGGCTGTTCGCCAGCAGCGCGCGGTGCAACGCGGTGAGGCGGTCAAGCAGACGCTCCAGCTTCCGCCCCCGCCAGCGCTGCAGCTGCGCCTGGAAATCGCGTTCGTCTTTCCAGAAAATGCGGCGCGCATTCTTCTCCGCCTCGACCAGCGCCCTCACATCGCCCCGCGGCCCCAGCTTGCTGGCCAGCTGCGCCAGTTGCGCAGCACGGCGCTCGAACTGGATGAGCAGACCGACCGGGCTGAGACCCAGTTCGCGCATCCGGCGGATTTCCGAGGCCAGCTTGTTGGTTTCGCCTGACAGCACGGCATTGACGATGGGCATCATGCCATCATCCCCGGTAGAGGCTCCGATCGCATCGAGAGCGGCCAGGTCCGCCGTGCGGGGCCGTTCGATGCTGGCATCGAGAAAGAGCGCAAGCTTGTTCACCTCGCTTTGCGCCAGCCGCGTATCCAGCCCGGATGCGCGGGCAATCCGTTCGGCCACCGCCCCATCGATCTTCAGTCCGGCGGCATTGCACATTTCGCGCACCGCCGCGGCAACGGACCGCAAGTCCGGCGGCCAGAAGATCGCGAACAGCGCGTCCTTGCGATCGGCCAGCAGCTTTGCCGTACGGCTCTTGTCGGTGGCATTGGCGGCAACGATCAGGACTGGGCAGGCTTCGACATCGCTCGACAGCAGGATTTCGACTGCTTCGGCCACCTCATCGCCCTGCGCGCGTACCCAGATATGGCGCTTGTCGCCGAACAGCGAAGTCGATCGCGCCTCGTCCCCCAGGCGGACCGGATCCTTCTTGAGCTCGGCGCCGGTGAGCTCGACCCGCTCGCCGATATCGGGAATTAGGCCCGCGATCCTGAAGGCGGCATCCTGCGCCCCTGCCTCGTCCTGACCGCAGAAGAAGAACACCCGCGCCTGCGCCGCCGCCTTTGGCGCTAGGCTGCCGAAATCGCGATTGGTGGCCTTCACTTGGCCGCAGCCGCGCCCTTGCGCAATTGCAGGGCGATCTGCGTGATCATGCGATCGGCAACGTCTTCGGCAAGGTTTTCGAGCGCCTTGTTCTCCGCCGCGATGGCCGCATATTCGGAGGAAACCACGTCGATACCGGCATCAGAACCGGCCGTGGCATCAAGCAGGATCTCGCCCGAAGCCAAATCGACAAGCTGGTAACGCGCACGCAGCGTGCGGCGCTCGCGGCCGATGGTATCGTCAGACAGCAGGCCGAGGCCTTCGAGCCGGTCGTCCAGCCGCACATCGAGCCGGTAACGCGCCACGCCCGAAGAACCGGCACTGCGCAGCCGGTCATTCAGCGCATTGCGCATCAGCCAGCCGGCACGCCCTTCGATCGCGGGCACGTCGATCCCTGCAAGGCCCTGCGCCACGGCACCCGAACCACCCCCGGCATACATCGGCTGGAGCCCGCAGCCCGAAAGCGCGAGCGCGGCACCGAGTGCAAGGAGCGCACGCCGGATCATGCTACCAGGTTCACCAGCCGGTCGGGCACGACGATCACCTTCTTCACAGCCTTGCCATCAAGCGCACGCTGGACCTTCTCGCTGGCGAGCGCAAGCGCCTCGACCTCTTCCTTCGGCAGGCCCTTGGCAACCGTGATCGTATCGCGCAGCTTGCCAAGCACCTGCACGGCAATGGTCACCTCGTCCTCGACGAGCAGCGCCGGATCGACCGACGGCCAGGCCGCATCGGCAACCAGCCCTTCGCCACCGATCCCCGCCCATGCCTCTTCGGCAAGGTGCGGCATCATCGGCGCGCACAGCAGCAGCAGGCTGCGAATGGCGGCACTCCGGCTGGCAGAGGGGGCGGCCTTCTCGATTACCCCGGTCAGCTCGTAAATGCGGGCGACCGCCTTGTTGAAGCCCAGCGAGGCGATGTCCTGACCGATGGCATGGACGGTCTGGTGGGTCTTGCGATCAACCGCCTTGTCCTCGCCCGTGGCGGACGCATCGTACTGGCCGAACAGGCGCCACAGGCGCTGGACGAAGCGCGCGCAGCCTTCGATTCCGGCTTCCGACCACGGCAGGTCGCGCTCGGGCGGGCTGTCGGACAGCATGAACCAGCGCACCGCATCGGCGCCGTACTGGGCAATGATGTCGTCGGGGTCGACCACGTTCTTCTTCGACTTCGACATCTTGATGACACGGCCGATTTCCACCGGCTGGCCATCGGCCCTGAGCACTGCCGAATCTCCGCCCCGGTCGATTTCGGCAGGGCTGAAATAGACCGGCTGGCCGTTCGCAGGATCGACGCGCGAATAGGTCTCGTGCGTGACCATGCCCTGGGTAAACAGGCTGGCAAAGGGTTCCTTGACGTCGATCAGCCCGATGTGGGCCAGCACGCGGGTCCAGAAGCGGGCATAGAGCAGGTGGAGGATCGCGTGTTCGATCCCGCCGATGTACTGTTCGACCGGCAGCCACTTCCTGATGGCCTCGGCATCGAACGGCTTGTCCGCCGGCTGACTGGCGAAACGCAGGAAGTACCACGATGAATCGACGAAGGTGTCGAGCGTATCGGTCTCGCGCTGGGCCGGCTTGCCGCACTGCGGGCAATCGACGTGCTTCCAGGTCGGGTGGCGCAGCAGCGGATTGCCGGGGGTCTTGAAATCGACATCCTCCGGCAGGGTAACGGGCAGGTCCTTCTTGGGAACCGGCACCACGCCGCAGACTTCGCAGTGGATGAAGGGGATCGGCGTACCCCAGTAGCGCTGGCGCGAAACGCCCCAGTCGCGCAGGCGCCACACCGTCTTGCCCTGGCCCCAACCGCCCGCTTCGGCGCGCCTGATCACTTCGGCCTTGGCAGCGTTGACCGTCATGCCATCGAGGAAACCGGAGTTGACGAGCACGCCATCGCCCGCCTCTGCCTCACCGGCGAAGGGCTTGTCCGCTTCCTCCGCATTCGCGGCAACCACGCGCAGGATCGGCAGTTCGTACTTGGTGGCGAATTCGAAGTCGCGCTGGTCGTGGCCCGGCACGGCCATGACCGCGCCGGTGCCGTAGTCCATCAGCACGAAATTGGCGATGTAGACCGGCAGGTGCTTGCCCGTGAACGGATGCTTCGCGCCGATGCCGGTATCGAAGCCCAGTTTCTCGGCCGTCTCGAGTTCGGCCGCGGTGGTGCCGCCCTGCTTGCACAGGTCGATGAACCTGGCCGCCTCGCAATTGTTCATCGCCACGCCCTGCGCGATCGGGTGATCGGCCGCGACGGCAACGAAGCTGGCGCCGAAAATCGTGTCGGGGCGGGTGGTATAGACCTCAAGGCTCTCGCCATTCGACAGCTCGAAGGCGAACTGCAGGCCCTGGCTCTTGCCGATCCAGTTGGCCTGCATGGTGCGGACCTTCTCGGGCCAGTTCTCCAGCCCGTCGAGCCCTTCGAGCAGGTCATCGGCGAACTGGGTGATCTTGAGGAACCACTGGTTGAGCTTGCGCTTCTCGACCAGGGCGCCCGAGCGCCAGCCGCGCCCGTCGATCACCTGTTCGTTGGCCAGCACGGTCATGTCGACCGGGTCCCAGTTGACCGCCGATTCCTTGCGATAGACGAGGCCCGCCGCATAGAGATCAAGGAACAGCGCCTGTTCGTGGCCGTAGTATTCCGGCTCGCAGGTCGCCAGCTCGCGGCTCCAGTCAAGCGCGAAACCAAGGCGCTTGAGCTGGGCCTTCATGTTGGCGATGTTGTCACGCGTCCAGCCGCCGGGATGGACGCCCTTTTCCATCGCCGCGTTTTCCGCCGGCATGCCGAAGGCGTCCCAACCCATCGGGTGCAGCACTTCATGGCCCTGCATCTTCTTGGCGCGGGCGATCACGTCGCCCATCGTGTAGTTGCGCACGTGGCCGATGTGTATGCGGCCCGAAGGATAGGGGAACATCTCCAGCACGTAGGAGCGCGGTTTCGCGCTGCCATCGTCGGCGCGGAAGGTCTGCCGCTCGTCCCATATGCGTTGCCAGCGCCCGTCGGCGACGGACGGATCGAACCGCTCACTCATTCATCGTGCCCCTTGTCGGGTCAGTTCTTGACCGCAGACTGGCGCAGGTCGCGCGCCTTGGTGAGGATGATGTCCTCAAGCTTCTGGACCGTCGCCGCCTGGACCGGCGCATCGACCCACGCACCGCCCTGCGAAACCTGGCGGCTGGCCGCAACGCGCAGCGCATCGGCGCGCAGGTCCTGGTCGAGGATGGTGACGGTAACCTTCACGCGCTCACCCGGGTTCTTCGGGTTGGCATACCAGTCGGTAACGATGACACCGCCGTTGCTGTCGGTCTGCACCAGCGGCATGAACGACAGCGCATCCAGGCTGGCGCGCCACAGGTAGGAATTGACGCCGATCGTGGTGACGCGGGCAGCGGCGAGATCGGCCTTGGGCCGTTCCTTCTTGCCGCATGCCGCCACCGACAACCCCAGCATCAGCACAATGCCAGCCTTGGCCAGAACGGACTTGGTCTTGCGGCTTGAGATAGTGCCAGTCATCGTCGATCGGTTCCTGTCAAAATGGGTGCAGCCCGAGGCCGGGCATTTCGCGCGTTTCGCCTCTATAACCGCGAGGTGGCGCGCGGCAAGCGTTGATACGCGGGCCTGCCACCTAGGGCGCAGGCCCCTTTAACCCCGAGTGAACAGCGCGATGGCGCCGATTGCCCGCCGGCCGCATCTGCGAATCCACTTGGAATTTGCAGCAAACGGGAGCACATTTGCCGGAGTCTGGGCGAGTCCCCGTCAGGGCTGGTTCAGGTAACCGGGGGCAAGGTTGCAACGCCATGATCAGGGCCAGGGACATCGATGCACGCGTATCCGGGGTTTCCCCGGCGGTGCTGATCGCCTGCGCCGTCGGCATGCTGGCCCTGCCCAGCGCGGTTCTGGCCTTTTCCAGTTCCTATGATCCCCGCCCGGTCAGCCTGAACGAACGTGCCGCCATGGGCACGATCACCCCGGCTTCGGTCGATCCCGCTCTTGCTCGCCAGATCAGCGTGAAGAGCCTGCCCAACGGCCAGATGTTCCGCTTTACTCCCGCCGGGATTGCCGGGCGGCCCGATCGCTCGATCACCGTTGCGGTGCGCGTCGATGCAACCACCGCCCGCGCCGTCAACGTCCGCGGCGGCCTGGGTGATACATCCGGCGCCATGTCGCCGCTGGGCATCGCGCCCACCGCCTATAACCTGGGCGTGGCGCGCGGCTTCCAGGGCTTCACCCTGCCCAAGGACGCGCGGCGGGGCGAGGACCAGGCGCTTAACAGCTTCAGCCTGAGCGCAGGCGCGCGCAATGCACCTTCGCGCTTTGCCCCGCGCATCGCGCTCGACAACCGCGAGAATGCCGGGCGCGCGCCCCGCACGTTTGAAGGCAATGGCGAGGCGACGGTGGATCTGGGTGGCTCCTATCGCCTGGGCAAGAACCTCAACGTCACGGCCGGCGTGCGCTATTCGCAGGAACGCGACCGCCTAATGCCGTTGACCGATGGCCGGCAGGACAGCCAGGCCGTCTATGTCGGAACCCAGTTCCGCTTCTGACCTCGCCTCCCTCCGGGAAATCCTCGCAAAATCGCCATCTTGCCGCTTTTGGCGGCTTGTCGCGCGCGCGCGCTCAGCCTAGCATCGGGGGCGAGGAGAGGACCTCGGCAGAAGGACACGGCGACTATGGGTAGAGTGGCAATCGTTACCGGCGGAACGCGCGGCATTGGCGAGGCGATCAGCCTTGCGCTCAAGGAAATGGGCTTCACCGTCGCGGCCAATTACGCCGGGAACGAGGCGAAGGCGGCGCAGTTCACCGCAGAGACCGGCATCCCTGCCTACAAGTGGGACGTGGGTGACCATGAAGCCTGCATCGAAGGCTGCGCGCGCGTCGCGGCAGACCTTGGCCCGATCGA is a window from the Novosphingobium sp. TH158 genome containing:
- the holA gene encoding DNA polymerase III subunit delta codes for the protein MKATNRDFGSLAPKAAAQARVFFFCGQDEAGAQDAAFRIAGLIPDIGERVELTGAELKKDPVRLGDEARSTSLFGDKRHIWVRAQGDEVAEAVEILLSSDVEACPVLIVAANATDKSRTAKLLADRKDALFAIFWPPDLRSVAAAVREMCNAAGLKIDGAVAERIARASGLDTRLAQSEVNKLALFLDASIERPRTADLAALDAIGASTGDDGMMPIVNAVLSGETNKLASEIRRMRELGLSPVGLLIQFERRAAQLAQLASKLGPRGDVRALVEAEKNARRIFWKDERDFQAQLQRWRGRKLERLLDRLTALHRALLANSQSAELLLAQELTEIARFAAGRN
- the lptE gene encoding LPS assembly lipoprotein LptE — translated: MIRRALLALGAALALSGCGLQPMYAGGGSGAVAQGLAGIDVPAIEGRAGWLMRNALNDRLRSAGSSGVARYRLDVRLDDRLEGLGLLSDDTIGRERRTLRARYQLVDLASGEILLDATAGSDAGIDVVSSEYAAIAAENKALENLAEDVADRMITQIALQLRKGAAAAK
- the leuS gene encoding leucine--tRNA ligase, translating into MSERFDPSVADGRWQRIWDERQTFRADDGSAKPRSYVLEMFPYPSGRIHIGHVRNYTMGDVIARAKKMQGHEVLHPMGWDAFGMPAENAAMEKGVHPGGWTRDNIANMKAQLKRLGFALDWSRELATCEPEYYGHEQALFLDLYAAGLVYRKESAVNWDPVDMTVLANEQVIDGRGWRSGALVEKRKLNQWFLKITQFADDLLEGLDGLENWPEKVRTMQANWIGKSQGLQFAFELSNGESLEVYTTRPDTIFGASFVAVAADHPIAQGVAMNNCEAARFIDLCKQGGTTAAELETAEKLGFDTGIGAKHPFTGKHLPVYIANFVLMDYGTGAVMAVPGHDQRDFEFATKYELPILRVVAANAEEADKPFAGEAEAGDGVLVNSGFLDGMTVNAAKAEVIRRAEAGGWGQGKTVWRLRDWGVSRQRYWGTPIPFIHCEVCGVVPVPKKDLPVTLPEDVDFKTPGNPLLRHPTWKHVDCPQCGKPAQRETDTLDTFVDSSWYFLRFASQPADKPFDAEAIRKWLPVEQYIGGIEHAILHLLYARFWTRVLAHIGLIDVKEPFASLFTQGMVTHETYSRVDPANGQPVYFSPAEIDRGGDSAVLRADGQPVEIGRVIKMSKSKKNVVDPDDIIAQYGADAVRWFMLSDSPPERDLPWSEAGIEGCARFVQRLWRLFGQYDASATGEDKAVDRKTHQTVHAIGQDIASLGFNKAVARIYELTGVIEKAAPSASRSAAIRSLLLLCAPMMPHLAEEAWAGIGGEGLVADAAWPSVDPALLVEDEVTIAVQVLGKLRDTITVAKGLPKEEVEALALASEKVQRALDGKAVKKVIVVPDRLVNLVA
- a CDS encoding DUF3576 domain-containing protein gives rise to the protein MLGLSVAACGKKERPKADLAAARVTTIGVNSYLWRASLDALSFMPLVQTDSNGGVIVTDWYANPKNPGERVKVTVTILDQDLRADALRVAASRQVSQGGAWVDAPVQAATVQKLEDIILTKARDLRQSAVKN